Proteins from a single region of Primulina tabacum isolate GXHZ01 chromosome 5, ASM2559414v2, whole genome shotgun sequence:
- the LOC142545780 gene encoding uncharacterized protein LOC142545780: protein MASENCVICLVRAMDKLWFHQMILFPKPYSFLFPEIPKTYTQPHTISPDYLSKNTSQSTCVITCQETSPVPSVIILNNSAQREKASIQRRVGNEEITQQTRMARKESRNTRYLDLSTKILKKTMSWKSSGELELEEVKGFMDLGFTFKKENMNRRIMSLIPGLQRIQAYKNDSSNLKLLINDCDYGTEQDEEEVGETNGVMRPYLSEAWLIKRPESPLLNLRIPRVSTAANMKKHLKFWARMVASAIHPESR from the exons ATGGCTTCTGAAAACTGTGTAATTTGCCTGGTAAGAGCCATGGACAAGCTCTGGTTTCACCAAATGATCCTATTTCCTAAACCCTATTCGTTCCTTTTCCCTGAAATCCCCAAAACATACACGCAGCCCCACACAATATCACCTGATTATTTGTCCAAAAACACCTCCCAGAGTACTTGTGTTATCACATGCCAAGAAACTTCACCTGTACCATCTGTAATAATATTGAATAATTCTGCTCAGCGG GAAAAAGCCAGCATTCAAAGAAGGGTTGGCAATGAAGAAATTACACAGCAAACAAGAATGGCTCGAAAAGAATCAAGAAACACCAGGTACCTCGATTTATCGACGAAAATATTGAAGAAGACGATGAGTTGGAAGAGCTCAGGGGAGCTTGAGCTTGAAGAAGTGAAGGGTTTCATGGATTTGGGCTTCACTTTCAAGAAAGAAAACATGAACAGACGCATAATGAGCTTAATCCCTGGATTACAGAGAATCCAAGCGTACAAAAACGACTCTagtaatttgaaattattgatCAATGATTGTGATTATGGCACTGAACAAGATGAAGAAGAAGTTGGCGAGACAAATGGGGTGATGAGGCCATATTTATCAGAGGCGTGGCTGATAAAAAGACCCGAATCTCCGTTGTTGAATCTGAGGATTCCTAGGGTTTCAACTGCTGCGAATATGAAGAAACACTTGAAGTTTTGGGCTAGAATGGTGGCATCCGCGATTCACCCAGAATCTCGATAA